From the genome of Segatella hominis, one region includes:
- a CDS encoding alpha/beta fold hydrolase: protein MIKAMILAAAALTMSTTTVDAQTMIQKNEIKVENHLMTPEALWAMGRIGAAEASPNGKQIVYQVGYYSVKENKGHQMLFIMDANGKNQKALTTDAKSESDAAWIAGGQKIAFLREGQLWSMNPDGTDRKQLTNDKLGIEGFKFSPDGKKVILIKELPYHGTIKENPSDLPLATGRLVTDMNYRHWDHYVESILHPFVADVTENGTINEGEDILKGEPFECPMAPFGGIEQLAWSPDSKTIAYTCRKKEGVQYAISTDSDIYLYNIGTRETKNLCKEAGYVEPKIDATKSMKNQAVNAPENLKNNPGYDTNPQFSADGKYIAWQSMARNGYESDRNRLCVYELATGKKNYVSDKFDSNVEGFVWNKDNKSLTFIGVWHGTLNLYQANFKGEVKQITNDWADYGSVALANNGNKILATRASMSHPTDIYIVTPGKDAKGTKVEQISHENDHILNQLNLGKCEQRWVKTTDGKQMLVWIMLPSNFDATKKYPTLLFCEGGPQSPVSQFWSYRWNIQIMAANGYVVVLPNRRGLPGFGSEWNEEVSGDWTGQCMNDYLSAIDDAAANLPYVDKDRLGCVGASFGGFSVYYLASHHNKRFKAFLAHDGAFNLESMYTDTEEAWFSNWEYEDAYWNKDLSGNAKKTYENSPHKFVDKWDTPILCIHGEKDYRINANQGMGAFNAARMRGIPAELLIYPDENHWVLKPQNGVLWQRTFFNWLDKWLKK, encoded by the coding sequence ATGATTAAAGCAATGATTTTAGCTGCAGCTGCACTCACGATGAGTACCACTACAGTTGATGCACAAACTATGATTCAAAAGAATGAGATCAAGGTAGAAAACCACCTGATGACTCCTGAGGCTCTCTGGGCTATGGGACGCATCGGTGCAGCCGAGGCTTCACCTAACGGCAAGCAAATCGTTTATCAGGTAGGTTATTACAGTGTGAAGGAAAACAAGGGTCATCAGATGCTCTTCATCATGGATGCCAACGGTAAGAACCAAAAAGCGCTCACCACTGATGCCAAAAGCGAAAGTGATGCTGCCTGGATAGCCGGTGGACAAAAAATTGCTTTTCTCCGGGAGGGACAGCTCTGGAGCATGAACCCAGACGGAACCGACCGCAAGCAGTTGACCAACGATAAGTTAGGCATCGAGGGATTCAAATTCTCTCCAGACGGTAAGAAGGTCATCCTCATCAAGGAGTTGCCTTATCATGGCACCATCAAGGAGAATCCTTCAGACCTGCCACTCGCCACTGGTCGTCTGGTAACAGACATGAACTATCGCCACTGGGATCACTATGTGGAGAGCATATTGCACCCTTTTGTTGCTGATGTCACAGAAAACGGCACCATCAACGAGGGAGAAGATATTCTGAAAGGTGAACCATTCGAATGTCCTATGGCACCATTCGGCGGTATCGAGCAGTTGGCCTGGAGCCCTGATTCAAAGACTATCGCCTATACCTGTCGCAAGAAAGAGGGCGTTCAGTATGCCATCTCTACAGACTCAGACATCTACTTATATAATATAGGTACGCGCGAGACCAAGAATCTCTGCAAGGAGGCTGGTTATGTAGAGCCAAAGATTGATGCAACCAAGAGCATGAAGAATCAGGCTGTCAATGCTCCTGAAAATCTGAAAAACAATCCTGGTTACGATACCAATCCACAATTCTCTGCTGATGGTAAGTACATCGCATGGCAAAGCATGGCACGCAATGGTTATGAAAGCGACCGCAACCGTCTTTGTGTTTACGAACTGGCTACGGGTAAGAAAAACTATGTATCAGACAAGTTTGACTCCAACGTAGAAGGATTCGTATGGAACAAGGACAACAAGAGCCTTACTTTCATCGGTGTTTGGCACGGAACCCTGAACCTCTATCAGGCCAACTTCAAGGGCGAAGTTAAACAGATCACCAACGACTGGGCTGATTATGGTAGCGTAGCTTTGGCAAATAATGGCAACAAGATTCTCGCTACCCGTGCAAGCATGAGTCATCCTACCGATATCTATATCGTTACCCCTGGTAAGGATGCCAAAGGTACTAAGGTAGAACAGATTTCTCACGAGAACGACCATATTCTGAACCAGTTGAACCTCGGAAAGTGCGAACAGCGTTGGGTAAAGACTACAGATGGTAAGCAGATGTTGGTATGGATTATGTTGCCATCCAATTTTGATGCTACCAAGAAATACCCTACCCTTCTCTTCTGTGAAGGCGGTCCTCAGAGCCCTGTAAGTCAATTCTGGAGCTATCGCTGGAATATTCAGATCATGGCTGCCAACGGTTATGTAGTGGTATTGCCTAATCGCCGTGGTCTTCCAGGTTTCGGTAGTGAATGGAACGAGGAAGTCTCTGGCGACTGGACCGGTCAGTGTATGAACGACTATCTCTCTGCTATCGATGATGCAGCAGCCAATCTGCCATACGTAGATAAGGATCGCTTAGGTTGCGTCGGTGCAAGTTTCGGTGGTTTCTCTGTTTACTATCTCGCCAGTCATCACAATAAGCGTTTCAAGGCATTCCTGGCTCACGATGGTGCTTTCAACCTGGAGAGCATGTACACAGACACAGAGGAGGCATGGTTCTCTAACTGGGAATATGAGGATGCTTATTGGAATAAGGACCTGAGTGGAAATGCCAAGAAGACTTACGAGAACAGTCCTCACAAGTTTGTTGATAAATGGGATACTCCTATCCTCTGTATTCATGGAGAGAAAGACTATCGCATCAATGCCAATCAAGGTATGGGAGCTTTCAACGCTGCCCGTATGCGCGGTATTCCTGCAGAACTTCTCATCTATCCTGACGAGAATCACTGGGTATTGAAACCACAGAATGGTGTTCTTTGGCAGAGAACATTCTTCAACTGGCTTGATAAATGGTTAAAGAAATAA
- a CDS encoding AAA family ATPase: MRKYPKRIPYGMMNFKAVIEDDCYYVDKTPFVEKIERANKFFFYLRPRRFGKSLTLSMLEHYYDINRANIFDKLFGHLYIGQHPTPEHNKYLVIKLNFAIVNTELNDYKKGLDDHCRIAFNFFCDVYAQYLPKGIKEGMNQLDGAVKQLNFLCRECEKTNAKVFLFIDEYDHFTNKILAEPNCLDKYRKETHGEGYLRTFFDTIKAGTDSTIARVFVTGVSPVTLDDLTSGFNIGTNYTLSAQFHELTGFTEKEVRDMLEYYSTQYEFNHTIDELITIMKPWYDNYCFALKKYGKVTMYNSNMVLYFIDNYVNNDCEVPDHMIDENIRTDYNKLRMLIRRDKEFAHDASIIQQLVQQDYITGELKSGFPAELIGNPDNFVSLLFYFGMVTIDGTSKGKTKFIIPNEVVREQLFTYLLDTYKENDLSFDSYEKNELASNLAYDGKWKAYFQYIADSLHKYASQRDHQKGEYFVHGFTLAMTCQNQYYRPISEKDTQEGYADIFLCPLLDIYSDMTHSYIVELKYAKSKDTDAHIQQLFKEAEVQVNRYAQSEVVTSAVKTTQLHKIVVIYRGTEMVVCEEVDNQ; this comes from the coding sequence ATTCGAAAATATCCCAAGCGCATCCCTTACGGCATGATGAACTTCAAAGCCGTCATCGAGGATGACTGCTATTATGTCGACAAGACTCCATTCGTGGAGAAAATAGAAAGAGCCAACAAGTTCTTCTTCTACCTCCGCCCTCGCCGATTCGGCAAGAGCCTTACTCTCTCCATGCTTGAGCATTACTACGACATCAATCGAGCAAACATCTTCGACAAGCTCTTCGGGCATCTCTACATCGGTCAACATCCCACACCCGAGCACAACAAATATCTTGTCATCAAGCTCAACTTTGCAATAGTAAATACAGAACTAAATGACTATAAAAAGGGATTAGACGACCATTGTCGCATAGCCTTTAATTTTTTCTGCGATGTATATGCGCAATATTTACCGAAAGGCATCAAAGAAGGTATGAACCAACTGGATGGTGCGGTCAAGCAACTGAACTTTCTGTGCCGTGAATGCGAGAAGACCAATGCCAAGGTGTTCCTCTTCATCGACGAATACGACCATTTCACCAACAAGATTCTTGCTGAACCCAACTGTCTGGACAAATATCGCAAAGAGACTCATGGCGAGGGATACTTGCGCACTTTCTTCGACACGATCAAGGCTGGTACAGATTCTACCATCGCCCGTGTATTTGTGACAGGAGTCAGCCCTGTCACATTAGACGACCTGACCAGTGGATTCAACATCGGCACCAACTACACTCTGAGTGCCCAATTCCATGAACTGACGGGATTCACAGAGAAAGAAGTGCGTGACATGCTCGAATACTACTCCACCCAATACGAGTTCAACCATACCATCGACGAATTGATAACAATCATGAAGCCATGGTACGACAACTATTGCTTTGCACTCAAGAAGTACGGCAAAGTGACGATGTACAACTCCAACATGGTGCTTTACTTCATCGACAATTATGTGAACAATGATTGTGAGGTGCCCGACCACATGATAGACGAAAACATCCGTACCGACTACAACAAGCTCCGCATGCTCATCCGCAGAGACAAGGAGTTTGCCCACGATGCCTCTATCATCCAGCAACTGGTGCAGCAAGATTACATCACAGGCGAACTCAAGTCGGGATTTCCTGCCGAGCTGATAGGCAATCCCGACAATTTCGTCAGCCTATTGTTTTACTTCGGAATGGTCACCATCGACGGAACATCCAAAGGAAAGACCAAATTTATTATTCCAAACGAGGTTGTGCGCGAGCAGCTATTTACTTATCTGCTCGATACCTACAAAGAAAACGACCTCTCATTCGACAGCTACGAAAAGAATGAGTTGGCAAGCAATCTTGCTTATGATGGCAAATGGAAGGCATACTTCCAGTACATTGCCGACAGCCTGCATAAATACGCCTCCCAACGAGACCATCAGAAAGGGGAGTATTTTGTGCATGGCTTCACGCTTGCCATGACTTGCCAAAATCAGTACTATCGTCCTATCTCCGAAAAAGATACTCAGGAAGGATATGCTGACATCTTCCTATGTCCGCTGCTCGACATCTATAGCGACATGACCCACTCTTATATTGTGGAACTCAAGTACGCCAAATCGAAAGATACTGACGCACACATCCAACAGCTTTTCAAAGAAGCCGAGGTTCAAGTGAACCGCTACGCTCAAAGCGAAGTGGTCACTTCCGCCGTGAAGACCACCCAACTTCACAAGATTGTCGTCATTTACAGAGGTACTGAGATGGTGGTGTGTGAAGAAGTTGATAATCAATAA
- a CDS encoding transposase, whose amino-acid sequence MSKYTKIISDLRSFFAKNDDNRAIKCIMGVMEHINIRSSQIGVEKKENCKFTTLQVLNLLMLFPFFVVKNASRYSNSSLSKLFNCDKDMFYRFMNDGNVKWRKLLYAMNLQLIKKISSSTTVHHDKPVCLIIDDTDAPKTGMTTELIGRIWSHVHQKSILGYKCLTMMLSDGVSQLFLDFSLHGEEGKDKQKVQGLTAKQRKARYTEDHEGQAVKDRVDEYLMKKTDKAIDMVKYAIKRGVRFDYLLVDSWFTNTKLVRFISSRHIKCHLLGMIKLGKTNYATKHGKMNAKQIIKHLQKEKACKHNKILRCTYCTMDVKLDGVPVRLFFCKRGRKGNWNGLLTTDLSLSFLEAYRIYARRWATEVAYKDCKTLLNFGKCQSVHFAAQIASFTLTMMQYNILCTVKRFEAYETIGGLFTEVTNDTLELSVTDKIWAIILDFVLEAAERYSIDATELLADFIESNPVAHTLRNMYIYKQAS is encoded by the coding sequence GTGAGCAAATATACAAAAATTATTTCAGATCTGCGAAGCTTTTTCGCAAAAAATGACGATAATCGTGCAATTAAGTGCATTATGGGTGTGATGGAACATATAAATATACGCTCCAGCCAGATTGGAGTAGAGAAGAAAGAGAACTGCAAGTTCACCACTTTGCAGGTACTCAACCTCCTCATGCTCTTCCCGTTCTTCGTAGTCAAGAATGCGAGTCGATACTCCAACTCGTCCTTGAGTAAATTGTTCAATTGTGATAAAGACATGTTCTATCGTTTTATGAATGATGGCAACGTCAAGTGGCGCAAGTTACTATATGCAATGAATCTTCAGCTGATAAAGAAGATATCAAGCAGCACAACTGTTCATCATGACAAGCCGGTTTGTTTGATTATTGATGATACTGATGCACCTAAGACTGGTATGACGACCGAACTCATAGGAAGAATCTGGTCTCATGTTCATCAAAAGAGCATCCTTGGTTATAAGTGTCTGACCATGATGTTGTCCGATGGCGTTAGCCAGCTCTTTCTCGATTTTTCTCTTCATGGTGAGGAGGGAAAGGACAAGCAAAAGGTTCAGGGACTTACTGCTAAGCAACGCAAAGCTCGCTATACCGAGGACCACGAAGGGCAAGCGGTAAAAGATCGTGTGGATGAATATCTGATGAAGAAGACAGACAAGGCCATAGATATGGTCAAGTATGCCATCAAGCGAGGTGTTCGCTTTGATTACTTGCTCGTAGATAGCTGGTTTACAAACACTAAGCTTGTGCGTTTCATTTCCAGCAGACATATCAAGTGTCACCTGTTGGGCATGATTAAACTGGGCAAAACCAACTATGCAACGAAGCATGGCAAGATGAATGCCAAGCAAATCATCAAGCACCTGCAAAAGGAGAAGGCATGCAAACACAACAAAATACTTCGCTGTACCTATTGTACAATGGACGTTAAGTTGGATGGTGTGCCAGTCCGTTTGTTCTTTTGCAAACGAGGACGCAAGGGAAACTGGAATGGGTTGTTGACCACAGACCTTTCTCTTAGCTTCCTTGAAGCGTATCGTATTTATGCCAGACGATGGGCTACCGAAGTTGCATACAAGGATTGCAAGACCTTGCTGAACTTTGGTAAATGCCAGTCTGTACATTTTGCCGCTCAAATTGCTAGCTTCACTTTGACAATGATGCAGTATAACATCTTGTGTACAGTGAAGAGATTTGAAGCGTATGAAACCATCGGTGGTCTCTTTACAGAGGTTACCAATGACACTCTCGAGTTGTCCGTAACGGACAAGATATGGGCTATCATTTTGGACTTCGTTCTGGAAGCAGCAGAGCGTTACTCTATAGATGCTACAGAGTTGCTGGCAGATTTCATCGAAAGTAATCCTGTTGCCCATACGCTACGTAATATGTATATTTATAAACAAGCAAGTTGA
- a CDS encoding O-acetylhomoserine aminocarboxypropyltransferase/cysteine synthase family protein: MEKKLRTASICVQGGYQPKNGEPIEVPIIQSTTFKYDNSEEMAMLFDLKKEGYFYTRLQNPTNDAVAQKIAQLEGGVGAVLTSSGQAANFYAVFNICEAGDHIVTSNEIYGGTFNLFGVTLKKLGIECTFVNPNDSEEEIQKAFRPNTKVVFGETISNPGCAVLDIEKFARIAHKNGVPLIVDNTFATPINCRPFEWGADIVTHSTTKYMDGTASQVGGVVVDSGNFDWMANAEKFPGLCTPDDSYHGLTYVKAFGKMGYTTKLVAQLMRDLGSIPAPMNSFILNLGLQSLHLRMRQHCENAQKVAEFLHNDPRVAWVHYSGLKDDTYYELAQKYMPNGTCGVIAFGLKGDRETAIKFMDSLDMINIVTHVADARTCVLHPASHTHRQLSDEQLKEAGVAPDLIRLSVGIEDVEDILDDIKQALDKI; the protein is encoded by the coding sequence ATGGAAAAGAAATTACGTACAGCTTCCATCTGTGTACAGGGAGGCTATCAGCCAAAGAATGGTGAGCCTATTGAAGTGCCTATCATTCAGAGTACAACATTTAAGTATGACAATTCTGAAGAGATGGCTATGCTCTTCGATCTTAAGAAAGAAGGATATTTCTATACCCGTCTCCAGAACCCTACCAATGATGCTGTAGCGCAGAAAATAGCACAGCTTGAAGGTGGCGTGGGTGCTGTGCTGACAAGTAGTGGTCAGGCTGCCAACTTCTATGCCGTTTTCAATATCTGCGAAGCTGGCGACCATATCGTGACTTCCAATGAGATTTATGGTGGCACCTTCAATCTCTTCGGTGTAACACTCAAGAAACTCGGCATAGAATGTACATTCGTCAATCCTAACGATAGCGAGGAAGAAATCCAGAAAGCATTCCGTCCTAACACCAAGGTTGTCTTCGGCGAAACCATCAGCAACCCTGGATGTGCTGTTCTTGATATCGAGAAGTTTGCCCGCATCGCCCACAAAAATGGTGTTCCACTGATTGTTGACAATACTTTTGCCACTCCTATCAATTGCCGTCCTTTTGAATGGGGAGCTGACATCGTAACTCATTCTACCACCAAGTATATGGATGGAACTGCATCTCAGGTGGGTGGTGTAGTAGTAGATAGTGGTAACTTCGACTGGATGGCGAATGCTGAAAAGTTCCCTGGTCTTTGCACACCAGATGACAGCTATCACGGTTTGACATACGTGAAAGCATTTGGCAAGATGGGTTATACCACTAAACTTGTAGCCCAACTGATGCGCGATCTCGGTAGTATCCCTGCCCCAATGAACTCATTCATCCTCAACTTAGGTTTGCAAAGTCTGCATCTGCGTATGCGCCAGCACTGTGAGAATGCTCAAAAGGTGGCAGAATTCCTGCACAACGACCCTCGCGTAGCTTGGGTTCATTACAGTGGACTGAAAGACGATACCTATTACGAACTTGCTCAGAAATACATGCCAAATGGTACCTGCGGTGTCATCGCCTTTGGCTTGAAGGGTGACCGTGAGACGGCCATCAAGTTCATGGACTCACTCGACATGATCAATATTGTGACTCATGTGGCAGATGCCCGCACCTGTGTGCTTCATCCTGCCAGCCATACCCATCGCCAGCTATCTGACGAGCAGTTGAAAGAAGCCGGAGTTGCCCCCGACCTCATCCGCCTCTCCGTAGGCATCGAGGATGTCGAGGATATCCTCGACGACATCAAACAGGCACTCGACAAGATATAA
- a CDS encoding DMT family protein — MNGIYTILLLVLSNIFMTLAWYGHLKLQQTGTSSHWPLIGVIAFSWAIAFFEYCCQVPANRIGFVDNGGPFNLVQLKVIQECVSLIIFAIIANILFQGQGLHWNHAAAFICLIAAVYFVFMK, encoded by the coding sequence ATGAACGGAATTTATACAATTCTTCTATTAGTATTGAGCAACATATTCATGACGCTGGCATGGTATGGACATCTCAAACTTCAGCAGACGGGTACAAGTAGCCATTGGCCACTCATTGGAGTTATCGCCTTCAGTTGGGCCATAGCCTTCTTTGAATATTGCTGTCAGGTACCCGCCAACCGTATCGGTTTTGTAGATAACGGAGGTCCTTTCAACCTCGTACAGCTCAAGGTCATACAGGAATGCGTTTCTCTCATCATCTTTGCAATCATCGCTAATATCCTCTTTCAGGGACAAGGTCTGCACTGGAATCATGCTGCTGCATTTATCTGTCTCATCGCTGCAGTTTATTTTGTATTCATGAAATAG
- a CDS encoding DUF1846 domain-containing protein has protein sequence MKIGFDNEKYLKIQSEHIKDRISQFDGKLYLELGGKLFDDHHASRVLPGFQPDSKLRMFQKISDSIEIVIVISAADIEKNKKRADLGITYDEDVLRLRGEFQNRGFMVGSVVITHYNGQPAATAFKQRLERDGIKTYCHYLIEGYPHDVNLIASDDGFGKNDYVETERPLVIVTAPGPGSGKMAVCLSQLYNENKRGVRAGYAKFETFPVWNLPLKHPVNIAYEAATADLNDVNMIDPFHLEAYNKIAINYNRDVEIYPVLNALFEGIYGSNPYKSPTDMGVNMVGFCISDDEACCEASKDEIVRRYYAATNKLALGACNEEEIAKIQMLFNQAKISTDYRKVTVAAKNHKKETGHTSSAIELEDGTIICGHSSELLGCSAALLLNVMKHLAGIDHNLKLIPQSMIEPIQHTKISYLGGRNPRLHTDEVLVALSVLSENDENCRKALEQLPKLRGCQAHCTVMLSDVDQRIFKKLGVGLTCEPVMKK, from the coding sequence ATGAAGATAGGATTCGATAACGAGAAGTATCTGAAGATTCAATCCGAGCATATCAAGGATAGAATCTCACAGTTTGACGGAAAGCTCTATCTGGAATTAGGCGGAAAGCTTTTCGATGACCATCATGCAAGTCGCGTATTGCCTGGTTTCCAGCCAGATAGTAAGCTCCGTATGTTTCAGAAAATCAGCGATAGCATTGAAATTGTTATCGTGATTAGTGCTGCAGACATTGAGAAGAATAAAAAGCGTGCCGACTTGGGTATCACTTATGATGAGGATGTTCTCCGTCTTCGTGGCGAGTTCCAAAACCGTGGTTTTATGGTGGGTTCTGTTGTGATTACTCATTACAACGGTCAGCCTGCTGCTACAGCTTTCAAGCAGCGCTTGGAACGTGATGGTATCAAAACCTACTGTCATTATCTCATCGAGGGCTATCCTCATGATGTCAACCTGATTGCTTCTGATGATGGTTTCGGAAAGAATGATTATGTAGAAACTGAGCGCCCTCTGGTTATCGTGACAGCTCCTGGTCCTGGTAGTGGCAAAATGGCTGTTTGCCTGAGTCAGCTTTATAATGAGAACAAGCGTGGTGTACGTGCAGGATATGCCAAGTTTGAAACTTTCCCAGTTTGGAATCTTCCATTGAAGCATCCGGTAAATATTGCATACGAGGCTGCTACTGCCGATCTCAATGATGTCAACATGATCGACCCTTTCCATCTGGAGGCATATAATAAGATTGCTATCAACTATAATCGTGATGTTGAGATTTATCCTGTACTCAATGCTCTCTTTGAGGGTATCTATGGTTCTAATCCATACAAGTCTCCTACGGATATGGGTGTGAATATGGTAGGTTTCTGTATTTCTGATGATGAGGCTTGCTGCGAGGCTTCGAAGGATGAAATCGTTCGTCGCTATTATGCTGCTACCAACAAGTTGGCTCTGGGTGCTTGTAATGAGGAAGAAATTGCCAAGATACAGATGCTTTTCAATCAGGCTAAGATTTCTACAGATTACCGTAAGGTGACTGTTGCTGCTAAGAATCATAAGAAGGAGACGGGACATACTTCGTCGGCTATTGAGTTGGAGGATGGCACCATCATCTGCGGTCATAGTAGTGAGTTGCTGGGTTGTAGTGCCGCCTTGTTGTTGAATGTCATGAAACATTTGGCTGGTATTGATCACAATCTTAAACTGATTCCTCAGTCTATGATTGAGCCTATTCAGCATACGAAGATCAGTTATCTCGGCGGTCGCAATCCTCGTCTTCATACAGATGAGGTTCTTGTAGCTCTCTCTGTTCTCTCTGAGAATGATGAGAATTGCCGAAAAGCCTTGGAACAGTTGCCTAAACTTCGTGGATGTCAGGCTCACTGCACGGTGATGCTGAGCGATGTGGATCAGCGTATCTTCAAAAAATTAGGTGTAGGCTTGACTTGCGAGCCTGTAATGAAGAAGTAA
- a CDS encoding HipA domain-containing protein — protein MEKCLYCYKPLKPGQIDYHPTCAKKLFGTKEAPVLPYVRKEIGDLAKKVVRAQTTLTGVQAKLSLDVNPGGKNEPSRFTIVGLWGKYILKPQTDRYRSLPEIEDLTMHLAEAAKITVVPHGLIRFADGELCYITRRIDRLDDGTKVPMEDMCQLSERLTEYKYKGSYEQIAKLLKKYSSFSQLDLVNYWEVVIFSWITGNADMHLKNFSLYNNRKMGYALTPAYDLLCTKIVMPEDTEELALTLNGKKRKIQKSDFIKVMKASGLNDKVIANIAKKFRRSIVKWIDLIEASFLPESMKKEYKKLILSRVMALR, from the coding sequence ATGGAAAAATGTCTATATTGCTATAAACCGCTCAAGCCAGGTCAGATAGATTATCATCCCACTTGCGCCAAGAAACTCTTCGGTACCAAAGAAGCCCCTGTCCTACCCTATGTAAGAAAGGAAATCGGCGACCTTGCTAAAAAGGTTGTACGCGCTCAGACAACCCTCACTGGTGTTCAGGCAAAACTCTCACTCGATGTGAATCCGGGTGGAAAGAACGAGCCGTCCCGTTTCACCATCGTCGGCCTTTGGGGTAAATACATCTTAAAGCCGCAAACCGACCGCTACCGCAGTCTTCCAGAAATAGAAGACCTCACGATGCATCTCGCCGAAGCTGCCAAAATAACTGTTGTTCCCCACGGACTGATACGATTTGCAGATGGCGAACTCTGTTATATTACCCGAAGAATAGACAGACTGGACGATGGAACCAAGGTACCTATGGAGGATATGTGCCAACTATCAGAACGCCTTACGGAATACAAGTACAAAGGTTCCTATGAGCAGATAGCGAAACTCCTAAAAAAATATTCATCATTCTCGCAACTCGACCTCGTAAACTATTGGGAAGTTGTCATTTTCTCATGGATTACTGGCAATGCAGATATGCACCTCAAGAACTTCTCGCTCTACAATAACCGCAAGATGGGTTATGCACTTACTCCTGCCTACGACCTGCTCTGTACCAAGATCGTAATGCCCGAAGATACCGAGGAGCTCGCTCTGACACTGAACGGTAAAAAAAGAAAGATCCAAAAGTCTGATTTCATCAAAGTGATGAAAGCATCGGGACTAAACGACAAGGTGATTGCCAACATCGCCAAGAAGTTCCGTCGTTCTATCGTGAAATGGATAGATCTGATAGAAGCCTCCTTCCTGCCGGAAAGCATGAAAAAAGAGTATAAGAAACTGATTCTCAGCAGAGTAATGGCACTGAGATAA
- a CDS encoding HipA N-terminal domain-containing protein — MKQGKIYLYDQYVGLLTEDETGFTFAYDADYLASSQAEAVSLTLPLSDEPYHDSVLFPFFDGLIPEGWLLNIAESSWKINQRDRMSLLLACCKDCIGAVSVIPLEESHAERTNNSPAEGTSPAEVTNASPKN, encoded by the coding sequence ATGAAACAAGGAAAGATTTATCTCTACGACCAATACGTAGGCCTGCTGACGGAAGACGAAACAGGCTTCACCTTCGCTTACGATGCAGATTATCTGGCATCGAGTCAAGCCGAAGCCGTGAGCCTCACACTCCCGTTATCCGATGAGCCCTACCACGATTCCGTCTTGTTTCCTTTCTTCGATGGATTGATCCCCGAAGGATGGCTGCTGAATATCGCAGAAAGCAGTTGGAAAATCAACCAGCGGGATAGAATGTCGCTCCTCCTTGCCTGCTGCAAGGATTGTATCGGAGCCGTCAGCGTCATCCCACTTGAAGAATCTCATGCAGAAAGAACCAACAATTCACCTGCAGAAGGAACTTCACCTGCAGAAGTAACAAATGCTTCCCCCAAAAACTAG
- a CDS encoding helix-turn-helix transcriptional regulator, with protein sequence MSNTLSSYVKEMRKQFGLTQVDLAAKSGVGLRFVRELEQGKETLRLDKVNQVLLLFGQEIGPVPIKKE encoded by the coding sequence ATGAGCAATACATTATCATCATACGTCAAGGAAATGCGCAAGCAATTCGGATTGACCCAGGTAGATCTGGCGGCGAAATCGGGCGTAGGCCTCAGATTCGTAAGAGAACTGGAACAGGGGAAAGAAACGCTGCGACTCGACAAAGTTAATCAGGTTCTCCTCCTCTTCGGCCAGGAAATCGGCCCCGTTCCTATCAAAAAAGAATAA
- a CDS encoding type II toxin-antitoxin system HicB family antitoxin: MGLLKYKGYTGSVDYSEEDNCLYGKVLGMSKDMITYEGQDVNELRRDFEGAIDDYLALCKANGKAPRAPYSGNLNIRITPEIHSRIAMMAMQAGTTINGFIRDTLANVTGVTPVTKA, translated from the coding sequence ATGGGATTATTAAAATATAAAGGTTATACGGGTAGCGTAGATTATAGTGAGGAGGACAATTGCTTATATGGCAAAGTTCTCGGAATGAGCAAGGATATGATTACCTACGAAGGTCAAGATGTCAATGAACTACGAAGGGATTTTGAAGGCGCAATAGATGACTATCTGGCCTTATGTAAAGCCAACGGCAAGGCACCTCGTGCACCTTATAGTGGCAACTTGAATATCCGCATTACTCCTGAAATTCATAGCCGTATTGCAATGATGGCGATGCAAGCAGGAACAACAATCAATGGTTTTATTCGTGACACATTAGCTAATGTTACAGGAGTTACTCCAGTCACAAAGGCATAA